One segment of Streptosporangium brasiliense DNA contains the following:
- a CDS encoding ArsR/SmtB family transcription factor: MSEFWGVVLLAELAFSASDLAQMRFAVSPMWEVGTSFRLLRSGSAHPVHRLWLEQVRPRVTAAGLDRGWLAGLILPSGYVPDFLNPAPAGPAPTLAEELAGIQAAPVDQVRQDLDRLRREQGRLVPRSRSLYAEPQAHLPRIAEEIETYWELALAPYWARIRAVLDADLFHRARQVAEHGAGHLFNDLHASVSWDDDTLRLLRRQRTLSRKTSGAGLLLIPSAFTGPGPLTRVTLPDPPQLAYPARGIGSLWEPRPTTGTGALAAVLGRSRTLLLAELDAPASTTELAQRTGLSPAGVSQYLTALRDAGLVSAHRAGRSVLYARTSAGESILAAASP, from the coding sequence ATGTCTGAATTCTGGGGAGTGGTCCTCCTGGCGGAGCTGGCCTTCTCGGCGAGCGATCTGGCGCAGATGCGGTTCGCCGTCTCACCGATGTGGGAGGTCGGGACCAGCTTCCGGCTGCTGCGCTCCGGCTCCGCGCATCCCGTGCACCGCCTCTGGCTCGAACAGGTACGGCCACGGGTGACGGCGGCCGGACTGGACCGGGGCTGGCTCGCGGGGCTGATCCTGCCCTCGGGCTACGTCCCCGACTTCCTCAACCCGGCCCCCGCCGGGCCGGCCCCCACGCTGGCGGAGGAGCTGGCCGGGATCCAGGCCGCTCCCGTCGACCAAGTACGCCAGGACCTCGACCGCCTGAGGCGCGAGCAGGGGCGGCTCGTTCCCCGCTCGCGGAGCCTGTACGCCGAGCCGCAGGCCCACCTGCCCCGGATCGCGGAAGAGATCGAGACCTACTGGGAGCTGGCGCTCGCCCCCTACTGGGCGCGGATCCGGGCCGTGCTCGACGCCGACCTCTTCCACCGGGCCCGGCAGGTCGCCGAGCACGGCGCGGGCCACCTCTTCAACGATCTGCACGCCTCGGTGAGCTGGGACGACGACACGCTACGGCTCCTCCGCCGACAGCGGACCCTGTCCCGGAAGACGTCGGGCGCAGGGCTGCTGCTGATCCCCTCGGCCTTCACCGGACCGGGCCCGCTCACCCGGGTGACCCTGCCGGACCCACCGCAACTCGCCTATCCGGCGCGCGGCATCGGCTCGTTGTGGGAACCCCGGCCCACCACCGGCACCGGCGCCCTCGCCGCCGTGCTCGGCCGCTCGCGCACCCTGCTGCTGGCCGAACTGGACGCCCCGGCCTCCACCACCGAGCTGGCCCAGCGGACCGGTCTCTCCCCGGCCGGGGTGTCCCAGTACCTCACCGCGCTGCGCGACGCGGGCCTGGTCAGCGCCCACCGGGCCGGCCGTTCGGTCCTGTACGCCCGCACCTCGGCCGGCGAATCCATCCTCGCCGCCGCGTCCCCGTAG